The following proteins are co-located in the Brevibacillus laterosporus DSM 25 genome:
- the bioC gene encoding malonyl-ACP O-methyltransferase BioC — MPNKLHIQQRFNLKASSYDQHAIVQKQMADQLLQSFQSKIFFSQALEIGCGTGYLTRKMLAHPHSLRNYTALDLADKMLLQTEQAIRDNKQSLIPASLQFVCADIEEWVKTAPDSSYDLLLSNACFQWLLYPQETLTHLHRILQPEGHLLFSTFGPLTFHELQDSYNATYANLGEKARRHILSFDSSTTWTSFLKNAGFQNIKVHTYSITLYYSTVIDFLRSIKEIGATVSSPTLGLGDRRFLIPMMNYYKDTFQQDQGIPATYDIFLFTAQC; from the coding sequence GTGCCAAATAAACTGCACATCCAACAACGATTTAATCTGAAAGCCAGCTCCTATGATCAACATGCAATTGTGCAAAAGCAGATGGCCGATCAACTACTCCAATCGTTTCAAAGTAAAATTTTCTTCTCTCAAGCACTGGAGATTGGTTGTGGAACAGGATATCTAACTCGGAAAATGTTGGCTCACCCTCACTCATTACGAAACTATACTGCTCTCGATTTAGCAGACAAAATGCTACTCCAGACAGAACAAGCGATTCGAGATAATAAGCAATCACTCATCCCAGCATCACTTCAATTCGTATGTGCTGATATTGAAGAGTGGGTAAAAACCGCCCCTGATTCAAGCTATGATCTGCTACTCTCCAATGCTTGCTTTCAGTGGCTCCTATATCCACAAGAAACCCTCACTCACTTGCACAGAATTTTGCAGCCTGAGGGTCATCTGTTATTTTCAACATTTGGTCCTCTTACTTTCCATGAACTACAGGACTCCTATAACGCAACGTACGCTAACCTGGGAGAAAAAGCTCGCCGACACATTCTTAGCTTTGATAGCTCTACAACATGGACTTCTTTTTTAAAAAACGCTGGTTTTCAAAACATAAAAGTCCATACTTATTCCATCACACTTTATTACTCAACCGTTATCGATTTTTTACGGTCTATTAAAGAAATAGGAGCCACTGTTTCTTCCCCTACTCTTGGCCTAGGAGATAGACGATTTCTAATACCAATGATGAATTATTACAAAGATACTTTTCAGCAAGATCAAGGAATACCTGCTACCTATGACATTTTCTTATTCACGGCTCAATGTTAA
- a CDS encoding alpha/beta fold hydrolase produces the protein MKINETILWIPGWGMSSFIWDRWQQSLPEYNHVSVDFSQMDSPSAFYQKVEEAYFGNYQEIPSPVFVVGWSLGGMLAQRLAATFPVIGLVLINTTARFVRDQIKDQLGWPTTSLIRMKRSITRNRYEVLEHFYRSMFPTSEEELAHEKSRILLQRCNWTEDALLAGLDILLLEDCRPLLANIHCPCLLFHSFDDPVIPYTAALEMAESIPNTTLLSPDYQGHYPFVSDSSYVSNEIRRFIRAK, from the coding sequence ATGAAAATCAATGAAACTATTCTTTGGATACCAGGTTGGGGAATGTCTTCTTTTATTTGGGATAGATGGCAACAAAGCTTACCCGAGTATAATCATGTTTCAGTCGATTTCTCTCAAATGGACTCTCCTTCTGCTTTTTATCAAAAAGTGGAAGAAGCCTATTTTGGAAATTATCAGGAAATCCCCTCTCCTGTCTTCGTTGTTGGCTGGTCATTAGGTGGAATGTTAGCACAGCGTCTTGCTGCTACCTTCCCCGTTATAGGCCTTGTCCTTATAAATACAACTGCACGTTTTGTCCGTGATCAAATAAAGGACCAGCTAGGTTGGCCAACAACTTCTCTTATTCGTATGAAACGATCTATTACGAGGAATCGATATGAAGTGCTAGAACACTTTTATAGAAGTATGTTTCCTACATCAGAGGAAGAGCTTGCGCATGAAAAAAGCCGTATCTTACTTCAGCGTTGTAATTGGACAGAAGACGCTTTGTTAGCTGGGCTTGACATTTTACTTTTAGAGGACTGCCGCCCACTCTTAGCTAATATACATTGTCCTTGTCTACTCTTCCATTCTTTCGATGACCCGGTTATTCCTTATACAGCAGCACTGGAAATGGCAGAATCTATTCCAAACACTACACTCCTTTCACCTGATTACCAGGGTCATTATCCATTCGTATCTGATTCTTCTTATGTAAGTAACGAAATAAGGAGGTTTATTCGTGCCAAATAA
- the bioF gene encoding 8-amino-7-oxononanoate synthase, with protein sequence MPLPTTTYMSKYPDLQQELDDMCSKGLTRSLRPMEHIAGSQGTWIVSDGQKLLNLSSNNYLGLSYDPRVLHSWEMTSQAFGAGGTSSRLVVGNLSCYDHTEQLISQWKEREAALLFANGYMANLGCITALVDRHGAIYSDRLNHASIVDGTILSRASHYRYRHNDYEHLQYLLQKHKGNHRRNLIVTDTVFSMDGDKADVEELVKIKHDHGVFLMVDEAHAGGVYGKTGAGLCHQYGVHQEVDILMGTCSKALGLYGSYVCADQVLIDYLIHTCRPLIYSTSLPPALVSAIGQSVAIVQQEDWRRKELYRKSKQFRTKLQQAGLLVPSGDSPIVPLLLGDNQTAIEYSKRLEQAGILAVAIRPPTVPEHSARIRFSLMATHSDEDVAWAAHQTIQTAMELGVIT encoded by the coding sequence ATGCCTTTGCCAACGACCACGTACATGAGTAAATACCCGGATTTACAACAAGAATTAGATGATATGTGTAGTAAAGGGCTTACACGTAGCCTTCGTCCAATGGAACATATAGCTGGGAGCCAAGGGACGTGGATTGTATCAGACGGACAAAAATTACTTAACCTTTCCTCTAACAATTACTTAGGACTATCATATGATCCTCGTGTGCTACATTCATGGGAAATGACATCACAAGCTTTTGGAGCAGGAGGAACCTCTTCCCGTTTAGTCGTTGGCAACCTTTCTTGTTATGACCATACCGAGCAATTGATCAGCCAATGGAAGGAGCGGGAGGCAGCCCTGTTATTTGCAAATGGCTACATGGCTAATCTGGGCTGTATCACTGCACTAGTTGATCGTCATGGGGCTATTTATAGCGATCGTCTTAACCATGCCAGCATAGTAGATGGAACGATTTTAAGCAGGGCAAGCCATTATCGCTACCGTCATAACGACTATGAGCATCTACAGTATCTTCTTCAAAAACATAAGGGAAATCACCGGCGTAATCTAATCGTTACTGATACAGTCTTTTCGATGGATGGCGATAAGGCTGATGTAGAAGAACTGGTAAAAATCAAACACGATCATGGAGTATTTTTAATGGTGGATGAAGCCCATGCAGGCGGAGTTTATGGAAAAACAGGTGCTGGTCTATGCCATCAGTATGGCGTTCATCAAGAGGTGGACATTCTGATGGGAACATGTAGCAAAGCTCTCGGTCTATATGGGTCATATGTATGTGCTGATCAGGTATTAATTGATTACCTAATACATACCTGTCGTCCACTCATTTATTCAACTTCACTACCACCTGCTCTAGTCTCAGCAATTGGTCAATCTGTTGCCATTGTTCAACAGGAGGACTGGCGCCGAAAGGAACTCTACAGAAAAAGCAAACAATTCCGCACGAAGCTACAACAGGCGGGTTTGCTTGTCCCTTCTGGAGATTCGCCCATCGTGCCTCTTCTACTTGGTGATAATCAGACAGCAATCGAATATAGCAAACGTTTAGAACAGGCGGGGATTTTAGCTGTAGCTATACGCCCCCCAACCGTTCCTGAACATTCAGCACGAATCCGCTTTTCTCTCATGGCGACACATTCAGATGAAGATGTAGCTTGGGCAGCGCACCAAACCATTCAGACAGCAATGGAACTTGGAGTGATTACATGA
- the bioB gene encoding biotin synthase BioB — MNTSATSSTYDWSILARKSIAGELLTKVEALSILQADDDELLPILQAAYQVRYRFFAKRVKLNMIMNAKSGHCREDCGYCSQSSRSSAPIEKYTMLDKETLLKGAEEAITRKAGTYCIVASGRGPTERELQQVIEAVKEIKQTSSLKICACLGLLKPEQASRLAAAGVDRYNHNINTSKDNYASITTTHTYDQRTETIENAKTAGMSPCSGVIIGMGETLEEIVEMAYTLRAIDADSIPINFLNPILGTPLAHIKRNTTRFCLKVIALFRFICPTKEVRIAGGRELNLGHLQPLALYAANSVFVGDYLTTAGQAIHADHQMIADMGFEIEENAFANDHVHE; from the coding sequence ATGAATACATCAGCTACCAGCTCGACATATGATTGGTCTATTTTAGCTCGGAAATCTATAGCTGGTGAGCTTCTTACCAAGGTAGAAGCTCTCAGCATTTTACAAGCAGACGACGATGAATTATTGCCTATCTTGCAAGCCGCTTATCAGGTACGCTATCGCTTTTTTGCCAAACGAGTGAAGTTAAACATGATCATGAATGCTAAAAGCGGCCATTGTCGGGAGGATTGCGGGTATTGTTCTCAATCAAGTCGTTCGTCTGCACCTATTGAAAAATACACGATGTTAGACAAAGAGACTTTGTTAAAGGGAGCAGAGGAGGCTATCACACGAAAAGCCGGAACCTATTGTATTGTAGCTTCTGGCCGTGGACCAACAGAGAGAGAATTACAACAAGTAATCGAAGCAGTAAAAGAAATCAAGCAAACCTCCTCACTAAAAATTTGTGCCTGTTTAGGATTGTTAAAACCAGAACAAGCCAGTCGCTTAGCAGCTGCCGGAGTAGATCGCTACAACCATAACATTAATACAAGCAAGGATAACTATGCTTCTATCACTACTACTCATACCTACGATCAACGGACCGAGACAATTGAAAATGCAAAAACAGCTGGAATGTCTCCTTGCTCAGGAGTCATCATCGGGATGGGAGAAACGCTAGAGGAAATTGTGGAGATGGCCTATACTCTACGGGCAATTGATGCTGATTCCATTCCAATTAACTTTTTAAATCCAATCCTAGGGACACCATTAGCTCATATAAAACGAAATACGACACGTTTTTGTCTTAAAGTAATCGCCTTGTTCCGCTTTATTTGTCCAACAAAAGAAGTTCGGATCGCGGGTGGACGCGAACTAAATCTTGGGCACTTACAACCTCTAGCATTATACGCCGCTAATTCTGTATTTGTTGGTGATTATTTAACCACAGCTGGGCAAGCGATACATGCCGATCATCAAATGATTGCAGACATGGGTTTTGAAATTGAAGAAAATGCCTTTGCCAACGACCACGTACATGAGTAA
- the bioD gene encoding dethiobiotin synthase, whose amino-acid sequence MRHTNGIFIAGTDTEIGKTIITASLAAALLHKDMDIGVWKPVQSGARADDINSDASRIKALSGLEDAPHEIAPLSFVEPVTPHLAAIREGTILTLPGIMQAGSLLFARHKNLLVEGAGGLLAPLTDTEMGIDFIKQTGFSVLLVARGGLGTINHTLLSIEALRTREIPILGVILNQTEATLSMKAIRKNADYIEDFGKVPVLGLFPYLVEPFTKKQLIEVIEEHIQLTPILREFQG is encoded by the coding sequence ATGAGACATACCAATGGCATCTTTATTGCGGGAACCGATACGGAAATAGGTAAAACCATTATTACTGCTAGTTTGGCCGCAGCACTCCTTCATAAGGATATGGATATTGGAGTATGGAAGCCTGTGCAATCAGGAGCACGTGCTGATGATATAAATAGTGACGCCTCACGTATAAAAGCTCTGTCTGGATTAGAAGATGCCCCACATGAGATTGCACCGCTGTCCTTTGTAGAACCAGTCACACCACACTTAGCGGCAATTCGTGAGGGTACTATCTTAACACTACCAGGCATTATGCAGGCTGGCTCCCTTCTTTTTGCTAGGCATAAAAACCTGCTGGTGGAAGGTGCTGGTGGACTATTGGCGCCGTTAACTGACACAGAGATGGGAATTGATTTCATTAAACAGACTGGTTTTTCTGTCCTACTCGTCGCTCGCGGTGGCCTAGGAACGATTAATCATACTCTTCTCTCTATAGAAGCCTTGCGTACTAGAGAAATTCCTATTTTAGGCGTTATTTTAAATCAAACAGAAGCCACACTCTCTATGAAAGCAATCAGAAAAAACGCTGATTACATTGAGGACTTTGGTAAGGTCCCCGTTCTGGGGCTGTTTCCTTATCTTGTGGAGCCATTCACTAAAAAGCAACTTATTGAAGTGATAGAAGAGCATATTCAACTAACTCCTATCCTACGTGAATTTCAAGGTTAA
- the bioA gene encoding adenosylmethionine--8-amino-7-oxononanoate transaminase yields the protein MISTPSYSELASKNKKYLWHPFTQMKDYCENDPLIIERGEGVTLIDVNGKKYYDGFSSIWLNVHGHCVPELNQAITKQLERIAHSTLLGMANVPAIQLAEKLVEITPEGLTKVFYSDCGATGVEIALKMAFQYWQNKGISGKTRFITMNQAYHGDTIGAVSVGAIPLYHQVYKPLLFSPYAIPYPNTYREERDGAALEQTLQSLEKLLQDKSSEIAAIIIEPIVQGASGMIVMPEGCLKKIAELAAAHQVLFIADEVATGFGRTGKMFACEHEDVTPDIMVIAKGITGGYLPLAATLTTDEIYQGFYANYEEQKTFFHGHSYTGNPLGCAVALANLELFESKGLIEKVAADAKWLEQQWPAFLERKHVGDIRQKGLMIGIELVVDKQERTPYHWNDRIGVKVSQRCKELGLLTRPLGNVIVFMPPLSSTRDELIEMIQILSQAIIEVTEGREV from the coding sequence ATGATTTCAACACCCAGCTATTCTGAATTAGCCAGCAAAAATAAAAAATACTTGTGGCACCCCTTTACTCAAATGAAGGATTACTGTGAGAATGATCCCTTAATCATCGAGCGAGGTGAAGGCGTTACATTAATCGATGTGAATGGAAAGAAATATTATGATGGATTTTCTTCTATCTGGCTTAATGTACACGGACATTGTGTACCTGAATTAAATCAAGCAATAACCAAACAATTAGAACGAATTGCTCACTCAACTTTACTCGGTATGGCCAATGTACCAGCTATTCAATTAGCGGAAAAACTAGTCGAGATCACTCCAGAAGGACTTACGAAAGTCTTTTATTCAGACTGTGGAGCTACCGGTGTAGAGATTGCCTTAAAAATGGCCTTTCAATATTGGCAAAATAAAGGGATTAGCGGAAAGACTCGTTTTATTACCATGAATCAGGCATACCATGGCGATACAATTGGAGCTGTTAGTGTAGGCGCGATCCCCCTTTATCATCAAGTGTACAAACCACTGTTATTCTCTCCCTACGCCATTCCTTACCCTAATACATACAGGGAAGAAAGAGATGGTGCAGCACTGGAGCAAACGCTTCAATCTTTAGAGAAGCTTTTACAAGACAAGTCGAGTGAAATTGCTGCCATTATTATTGAGCCAATCGTGCAGGGAGCTAGTGGCATGATTGTGATGCCAGAAGGTTGTCTAAAGAAAATCGCTGAGCTAGCTGCTGCACACCAAGTACTTTTTATTGCTGACGAAGTCGCTACTGGCTTTGGACGTACAGGTAAAATGTTCGCTTGTGAACACGAGGACGTTACGCCTGACATCATGGTTATTGCCAAAGGAATTACCGGTGGTTATCTCCCCTTGGCTGCTACTCTAACAACAGATGAAATTTATCAAGGGTTTTATGCGAATTACGAGGAACAAAAAACATTTTTCCATGGGCATTCCTATACAGGAAATCCACTAGGCTGTGCGGTGGCTCTTGCTAATTTAGAACTGTTTGAATCAAAAGGACTGATAGAAAAAGTAGCTGCCGATGCAAAGTGGCTAGAACAGCAATGGCCTGCATTTTTAGAGAGAAAGCATGTAGGAGATATTCGCCAGAAAGGTCTGATGATTGGCATAGAGCTAGTGGTCGATAAACAGGAGCGAACTCCTTATCACTGGAATGACAGAATTGGGGTAAAAGTAAGCCAACGTTGCAAAGAATTAGGCTTATTAACACGACCACTAGGAAATGTAATTGTATTCATGCCTCCACTCTCCAGTACACGCGACGAGCTAATTGAAATGATTCAAATTTTATCTCAGGCGATTATAGAAGTTACAGAAGGTAGAGAAGTATGA
- a CDS encoding L-lactate dehydrogenase, translating into MLSRKVSRVALIGSGFVGSSYAYALLNQGIVNELVIIDVNKDKAEGDAMDLSHGLPFTSPMKIWAGDYSDCKDADLVVITAGANQLPGETRMDLIEKNVRIFNKIVTSIMDSGFQGIFVVASNPVDVLTYATWKISGLPHEKVIGSGTLLDTARFRYLLSRAFEVDSRSIHAYIMGEHGDTELPVWSQASIGGKSITECLKQGVGPSKEELDQIFINVRDAAYHIIEKKGATYYGIGMSLARLTKAILYNQNSILTISTLLQGEFGLHDTYLGVPAVVNRSGVREVVEITLNEEEKAKLKHSADVLKKALSTVSFT; encoded by the coding sequence ATGTTATCTCGTAAGGTTTCACGGGTGGCATTGATTGGTTCTGGATTTGTTGGTTCCAGTTATGCTTATGCTCTACTGAATCAGGGTATTGTAAATGAGTTAGTTATTATTGATGTTAATAAGGATAAGGCAGAAGGGGATGCCATGGATTTAAGTCATGGGTTACCGTTTACTTCCCCGATGAAGATTTGGGCAGGTGACTACTCTGATTGTAAGGATGCTGATCTTGTGGTCATTACAGCAGGGGCAAATCAATTACCTGGCGAGACACGTATGGATCTGATTGAAAAGAATGTCAGGATTTTTAATAAGATCGTAACGAGTATCATGGATAGTGGATTTCAAGGCATTTTTGTCGTAGCTAGTAATCCAGTAGATGTTCTTACATATGCAACGTGGAAGATTTCAGGATTACCTCATGAAAAGGTAATCGGCTCTGGAACATTGCTTGATACAGCACGTTTTCGTTATTTGCTTAGCCGAGCCTTCGAAGTGGATTCCCGTAGTATTCACGCTTATATCATGGGAGAACATGGCGATACGGAATTGCCTGTTTGGAGTCAGGCCAGTATTGGAGGCAAGTCGATTACAGAATGCTTGAAACAAGGCGTAGGTCCTAGCAAAGAGGAATTAGATCAGATATTTATAAATGTCCGTGATGCGGCGTATCATATTATTGAGAAAAAGGGTGCGACATACTACGGGATTGGAATGAGCTTGGCCCGTTTAACCAAAGCGATTTTATATAATCAAAATTCTATTTTGACAATCTCCACTCTTCTACAAGGGGAATTTGGTTTACATGATACATATTTAGGAGTTCCTGCTGTGGTAAATCGTAGTGGTGTACGTGAGGTTGTTGAGATTACGTTAAATGAAGAAGAGAAAGCCAAACTAAAGCATTCTGCGGATGTGTTGAAGAAGGCATTGTCTACGGTCTCCTTTACTTAG
- a CDS encoding N-acetylmuramoyl-L-alanine amidase family protein → MRWLKAALIGLLLVGLLPTHARAISSEHMPIEIIIDAGHGGIDGGTSYQGILEKDINLQIAKLLYKELMLKGYQVLLNRTGDYALSDENKWLRSPSRHIRDLAQRRHLAKEVRPQMLISLHVNWSNSKSSRGPLVLYQKNNQSYILADIIQHHLDQLYKTKGEPMPGKTYYLLKQSICPTVIVEMGYLSNSRDRRFLVNEKTQIKIARTIQEAVSEYMLIMNQIQDQETWDVIEEPQKQHK, encoded by the coding sequence ATGCGTTGGTTGAAGGCAGCCTTGATAGGCCTGCTATTGGTGGGCCTTCTGCCTACTCATGCCAGAGCAATTAGCTCAGAGCATATGCCAATAGAAATCATAATAGATGCAGGACACGGTGGTATAGATGGAGGAACCTCTTATCAAGGAATTTTAGAAAAGGATATTAATTTGCAAATTGCCAAGCTATTGTATAAAGAATTAATGCTAAAAGGATATCAGGTTTTGCTAAATCGTACAGGCGATTATGCTCTAAGTGATGAAAATAAATGGTTACGTTCGCCCTCACGTCATATCCGTGATTTAGCTCAGCGACGACATTTGGCTAAGGAAGTTCGTCCACAAATGCTGATTAGTCTGCATGTTAATTGGTCAAATAGTAAATCTAGTAGAGGTCCGCTTGTCCTTTACCAAAAAAATAATCAAAGCTACATCCTAGCTGATATCATTCAACATCATTTGGATCAGTTGTATAAAACCAAGGGTGAACCAATGCCAGGCAAGACTTATTATCTACTTAAGCAATCGATTTGTCCGACAGTTATTGTGGAGATGGGCTATCTAAGTAACTCGCGTGATCGTCGTTTTCTAGTAAATGAAAAAACACAAATAAAGATTGCTAGAACCATTCAAGAGGCTGTTTCTGAATATATGCTTATTATGAACCAAATTCAAGATCAGGAAACCTGGGATGTGATCGAGGAACCCCAAAAACAACATAAATGA